The following proteins come from a genomic window of Vidua chalybeata isolate OUT-0048 chromosome 2, bVidCha1 merged haplotype, whole genome shotgun sequence:
- the LOC128783757 gene encoding LOW QUALITY PROTEIN: ragulator complex protein LAMTOR1-like (The sequence of the model RefSeq protein was modified relative to this genomic sequence to represent the inferred CDS: inserted 1 base in 1 codon) encodes MDLMLTPQFQLRWLKGQLAFERKKWEEMEVEVVENHKLIMEKGQSLAGCPEKKRLLEPAASPPNKALNGAEQSYYNLPSARTDEQAMLSSILAKTAINIIDVSAADSQGMEQHEYMDRARQYSTRLAMLXNNLTHWKKLPLPSLTNQLHQVLTSEPVPFTDLQQVSRAAAYTFSALSQIRADTKEELIVQFGIP; translated from the exons ATGGACCTCATGTTGACCCCCCAGTTTCAGCTGCGGTGGCTGAAGGGGCAGCTGGCTtttgagagaaagaaatgggaagagATGGAGGTGGAGGTTGTGGAGAATCACAAGCTCATCATGGAGAAGGGTCAGTCACTAGCAGGATGTCCTGAG AAAAAGCGGCTGCTGGAGCCGGCAGCCAGTCCACCCAACAAGGCGCTGAATGGAGCGGAGCAGAGCTACTACAACCTCCCGTCGGCACGCACCGATGAGCAGGCCATGCTGTCCTCCATCCTCGCCAAAACAGCCAT CAACATCATCGATGTGTCAGCAGCAGACTCCCAGGGCATGGAGCAGCATGAGTACATGGACAGAGCCAGGCAGTACAG CACACGCCTGGCCATGC ACAACAACCTGACGCACTGGAAGAAGCTCCCACTGCCATCTCTGACTAACCAACTGCACCAAGTGCTCACCAGTGAGCCTGTCCCCTTCAcagacctgcagcaggtgagcagggctg CTGCCTACACCTTCAGTGCACTCTCACAGATCCGTGCTGACACCAAAGAAGAGCTGATTGTACAGTTTGGCATCCCCTGA